aactgtgagatcatgaccagagccgaagttggatgcttaaccgactgagccacccaggtgcccctggtttttctttttcagcattactttagccatttggtgtcttttatggttccatacaaattgtaggattgtttgttcaggctctgggaagaatgctggtgttatttttttttttaattttatttctttaactttttactattttaatattcatttgtttttgagagggacagaggcagagcacaagtgggggaggggcagagagaaagggagatacagactaTGAAGCCGgattcaggctctaagctgtcagcacagagcctgacatgagacttgaactcctggactgtgagattatgacctgaggtgaagttggacgctttatcaactgaaccacccaggtgccccttaaaaatatttttttagagtttatttatttttgagacaaagagagagggtgaaagagagagacagagacagacagatacagagtgcagcaggggaggtgcagagagtgagggagacatagactctgaaacaggctccaggctccgagctgtcagcacagagcctgacatggggcttgaactcacggaccatgagatcatgacctgagccaaagtcagacacttgattgactgagccacccaggcaccccagaatgctggtgttatgtTGATAatgttgcattgaatgtgtagattgctttcagtagtatcaacgttttagcaatatttgttcttccaatccttgagcatggaatgtttttccatttctttgtgtcttcttcaatttctttcataagctttctatagttttcagcgtacacatcttttacctctttggttaggtttattcctaagtatattaAGGTTTTTGGAGCAgtgtataaatgggatcaattcctcgtttctctttctgccgcctcattactggtgtatagaaatgcatccgatttccatacattgattttatatcctgcgactttcctgaattcctctagcagctctaacagttttttggtggaaacttttgggttttccgtGTAGAGTATCACGTCCTCTGTGAagagtgaaggtttgacttcttttgtgccaatttggatgccttttatttcgttGTCTGAATGCTGAGGCTAGGTCTTCCAACACTAATATTTGATTCTGAAGGGTCCAGGAGCTCTTTGAAATTCTTGTGAACAAACTTATTAGAACTGAaccagatttggaaaaaaaattttttttaattttgttccttttcagattctctttttGCAAACCTCCCATAGCATTCTGTGTGCATTCAGGTTTTGTCCTTCAAATTTGTCTGTTATATTCTGAACCAACATGCCATTTTACTCCATAACAGAAACATTctgttttaaacaaagaaacaaaaaacccacgtCATCTTGAAACTCCTAGTGGACTCTCACTCATGTATGTTAGTTATAACTTTTAAGCAAAATCACttgtattttattgtgaaaactACAGGGTGAATAATTGTGAATTTCTTTCATGTTAGTGGATTTAGCAGATTTCATGAACACACCTATCCCAGAATTACTCAGCCACATACTTATATAACTTCTCACTGTGGCAGAAATGACCATGGTCATGGGCAGGCTCAAAAATAGAGCCTCTTTGTAGCCTATgcaaataagaagcaaaaatatacgAACTAGAATTACACTTAGTTATCAGTGTTTCAACATTCTGTCTTAAAAATTATCTAGGCAcctatgggatgcctgggtggctcatgcagtgaagcatccaactcttggtttcggctcaggtcatgatctcacaattcattagagtcttgcatagggctctgtgagcctgcttggggctctctgtccctctctctctgctcctcccccacttgctctctctgcctctcaaataaataaacattaaaaaaattaggtatgTATTGAATGCCCATTAACTATCAGTCCAAAGTTATGCATTAtctagaaatcttaaaaattatcttctcGTTGACATACTATGAAACGTGATTGCTTTGTAGAATGAAGTTTGTCCAACCAGTGATTCAATTtggttaattataaatttatatatatatcataatcttaaacataaaatacattaacACCAGTTTATGTGATCAGTAAAAGTTTATAAGTTTAGGAAGAACATACCTGAGTAGTAGATAAATGCATATTTGTGTTATAGTTAACActgataaaagagaaaggacttaGTTGTTTTCATTAAATCTAGACGATTGAACTAGTCCTGTTTGCCAAAGATTTACTTAAATTGAATTTGATATCTTAAAATAGTTGTGATTTAGTTTCTGGgagaatatatattgtttagaTCTACCTCATTTAAAGTATCATAGTTCGGTTtccttattttcaagaaaatttggaaatactcAATGTTTGTAAGCAATTATTTATCTAGAAATGCAATTTAAGAACAGAGCTCCCTTaatttaagagattttataaTCTGTTAATATCATCCAGAGGTAGGAAAACATTGTACACTCACACAATCAAAGGTGAAGACCTTTGTGTATTAAAGACAGAGACATATGGGCCCAGACAAGTAGAGCTTATAGCTTCAATCCTATAATTTCAGGCATATGTCAAGTATAACACAGAAACAGCAAATCTCATCAGTCCAGATATCAAAAAgctcttctcccctcagagagtatGCAGTTCTTAATGGATTTGAACAAAGACTGGAAAATGAGGTTGTGTTTTGTCTTTCACCCAAAAGAAACTAGATCTCTTTGGACTCATTTTGAGAGATTTCCACATGGTCAGATCCTAAAACCAAACtctgaaccatttttttaaacaatgtttattgtgagagggagagaatgagtgagcaagcaggggaagggcagagagagagggagacagaatcccaagcaggctccatagtgccagagtggagcccaacgtggggcttgaacccgggaaccctgagctcatgacccgaaataaaatcaagagttggatgcttaactgactgagccacccaggcaccccccccccccgccagtcaTTTTGGTTAacgataaaaataaatcattggctgtaaatgaacaaaaatgaaacagaaacacaaagttagcagagaaggaaattaaaattattaaaaatttaaattagaaaaaatcaacaaagtgcTCTTGGTGCTTTGGATTCACCTAGAAGAAATGAGACACCCCTGGGTATTAACTGAGAATGAGGTacacatttttgtctttgaattttatcTGGCTCTGACAGGTGAATCTAGTGGGCATATCACTGTGACCTCCAAAACAgttagaagatattttcaaagagagtGAACTCATGACCTTTATATCGATGTAACATGAAAATGTGTTAAGAGTCTTCACTGATGAGGAATTGGCGGATATTGTAACCAATCCAGAAGAGAATGCAAAGAACGTAGAAATATTGATAATCTTTAAATGTGTCAACGGGGGCAAAATTGGGTTTAGTTTGGACCTCTACTGGACAAAGCATTCAGTACGTGTGTCCGTGACTGGCAATTTACAAAGGGCTGTCAAAGAGCTCAAAGATCATGGAAGGCCAGACCAGGTAACCCGGAGGGGAGTGTCCTCAAGACAGAGCACTGTGTCAGTGGCAACGTTCCTGTTCTTGTTTGTACCAGACTGTTGAGGGCCAGGAGAAAGAGTTCCCTCGTAAAGAGGGTCCAGTGCAGTCAACAGGGAGACCAGGTGTCTGTCATGGATGTTTCCAGGCCAGTCCTGAGCAGGGCACAGTGACACCAGCGACACCAGTGACATCATAATGTCGGAGGTGTCATATAAGCAGCTCCCTGACCAGTGAGGGGCACACTTGGTAGGAGGCGGCGCCGCCATCCTGCCACCCTCGGGCCAGCGGGACGGTCAGGCCGGGCCGATCGGGTTCCAACCCAGCACGCGGCATGTCTGGGAGGCGCCGCCGTCGGCACCGTCGCAGACGGAGGAGGCCCGCGGTGTCCCGCTCCAGGAGAGCCGAGCTGCAATTCCCGGTCAGCCGCGTGGAGCGTCTCCTGCGAGAGGGTCGCTACGCCCCGCGCCTGAGCGCGTCCACCCCGGTCTTCCTGACCGCCGTTCTCGAGTACCTGACGGCCAACATCCTGGAGCTGGCGGGCAAGGAGGCTCTGGACAGCCACAAGATGCGCATCACCCCGGAGCACGTGCAGCGAGCCCTGGGCAGCAACCAGCACCTCAGGGGTCTCCTTGAGAACACCACCTCCCGTCGGGTGGATGGGATGCCCCGAGTTCGGAAGTGGTGATGCCCACGCCCCCTCGTCCGGACCCCGAAGCCgcccacagaggagggaggcctggccTTGTGTCTGCACGTGACATTAAAGGAGTTAGCTCCAGGGCCGTGCCTCTGACcggtgtctgtctctgtcattcGGAGGTAGCCGGAGGTGTCTGTCAGACATCCGGGAGGAGACCTCCCACGGGAGGTGGAGGGTGGACGGGGCGGTCGGTGTGGGATGCTGGACTCGGGCGTTTCGGGGAGCGGTTTCGCTGGGGACAGTGCGGGAAGCGGCCCTGAGGGAGTAGCGGGTCAGGGGGAAGAGACTTCCTCACTGGCGCTGAGCCAGTCCAGGCTTGTGAGGCCAGGaggctggcggggtgggggtggctctcCCAGGCATGTTGAATGCCcagaaggagggtgggggctgaAGACCACGACTGAGGGGCCACAGGCCTTATTCCTGACCGGAGACCATGTGGAAGTCAGGAGGtgatggcagtgggggtgggtggagagggtggCCTAGCAGCCGACACGCACTTAACGGGCCAGGGCTTCGCGTGAAGATTGAGGAGCGACGGGGAAACCGTGAAGAGGTACACGTAGAAGGAACTATGCTCAGGTTGATTCGATGGCCTTATACCCCGCCTCATTCCAAAAAGGGGCTCGAGGTAGGGATTCTTAGCCAGTGCTGCGGTCCTCTGTGGAGTATATCCTTCCGCCGTCGCTCGCGGACACTGGTCACCCGTATAGTACTATGAAAGGTAGCATCTGGCCTAAGACATGCGATCCTAGacgttctttttaaaaaccatttgttaatgtttctctattttgagagagagcatacagggaaggggctgaacgagagggagagggagaatcccaagggaACTCCCTACCaccggcgcagagcccgatgcggggctccatcccgggaactgtgagatcatgacctgagccaaaaccaacagtcagacccttgactgagcctcccaggtgtcccaatcCTATGAAGTTCTTAATGGTTACTGTTAAtagatttatttagaaatatactcCATTACAAACTCCTGTAGTAATCTCATTCTCCATGAAACACCTAACCCGTCTACGATCAGATACTTGATGGAGCAACATAGAGTTATCAGGGGCTGAATACGTGTTTGGAGAGGTACAAGTGTGTTCCGTGTAAGTTCTGTCCCGAGTGCTGGACTCGGGAGGACATACAGTTCTTACAAAGACTCTTGTGGTGTTTTGGGTTAAAAAGAGTTGTCACGTCAAGTGTTCTGGCagtctttccccttcctgtgactgtcaacatttaatattttctccggTTCATCATGTCCTCAAGACCCCACCCCCCCCTGCAGCCCCCTGGACTGTCACAGAGGGCTGGTCAGAGGTTGCCTAGGCAGCGTCGACAAAGGGATCAGAGGAGCTGGGTTGGCCATCCCAGTTCACCACTTTGTGGCCGTGTGATGTGGGACACTCCTCTGTTGCCTCTGGAAAGCACTTTcctgtgtgaaatggggataataagggTTCCCCCATCTTTGGATTTTTGCCAAGATTAAGTCATTGCGTGCCTGTCAACTGGCGCATAGCGCAGCGCCCGGCACAGGGTGCGCCCTGAGTGCGTAGCTGCacgtctctccctttctgtagacCACATGCTTAGGCGTgcttccccaggtgcccctggcctggaTCTCACGCGATGGCCGGGGGCCTGGGCCACTGGCTGAGACCGCAGCCTGCTGAAccttggggagagacagagtgccacgCAGAGGAAGCAGCCAGAGGTACACCCAGGAACCAGACAGGCCTCAGCCtggtttcctctctgctcccctctgcctggggactcaccctccctctgcttcctgccaCCATCTTTTAAAGTATGGTGTTGGCTTAGCCTTTACCTACTTCATAGGAGTGTCCTGACAATAATAGTGTCAGGGTTGTGTTTAGAGCTGATTTGAATATGTGCTCGTACAAATCCAACAAACTTTTCTTGCTCCACAGTGCCATTCAACCAAACAGTTACAGAAACCTCACTGTCAAGATGTCTGCCTTTCCAAGTTGTGATTTACTGTAGAGAGCCAGGAAGCCCTCTTTGCCTTAGCCAAGCTCAACTGTTACCCCTGTGTTCATTTGAGTAGCAAgcaggtatctctctctctgtctctctctctctctctctctctctctctctctctctctctctctctctctctgtctcacagttGCAGGTGGAGATTCGCCTTCACCTGGTTACAGGATAGCACCCACATTGCCACCTCATCCCTGAAGTTGAGTTTCTTTGTGACCAGGGCATGGTTTCTCATATTTCAGTGTCCTTCAGCCAACAGGGACTGCCTCCAGGGTGGATCATGCAAGGGAATCAGTCAGTGTGCTAAGATTTTGATATGTTGGTTAAAAAGCTGTCTGATTTTTAGAAGCAGTTGATTTGGCTCCTGGCTTTGGCTTGTTTTAGCACAAAGTAGTCCCCTGGGTACTTCACCAGAAGGCCCAGCAAAGGAATTTATAAAGGCCAGAGAGGAGCACCtcaggggctcagtctgttaagcgtccaactttggctcaggtcatggtctcacggttcgtggttttgagccacacatccagctctgtgcccacagctgagaacctggaccctgcttcggattctgtgtctccctctctctctgcccctcccttgcttgcttgctctctctctctctctctctctctctctcgaaaataaacattaaggccAGAGAGGTGAGAGTAGGTGGATAAACCATGTTGGGTTAGCAGACCTGTGTGGTCAGGTGGTCACTTTACAGTCCATGCAGTAATCCACACTAATGGTCTCTGTGACACCTGTAGGGAGCCAGACTTCCTGGGCTCCTTCACACTGTCTGGTGTCCAAAGTGGAATTTGAAGGTTTAATGACCCTGTGTTGGCAAGCCCTCTGTGGTCACAGGGGCATGGGACAATCAGGCAGAGCAATACTGCCATCCCTTTAAGAATTGtacttcaggggagcctgggtgactgaaccagttaagcggctgactcttggttttagctcaggtcataatctcatggttcttgggacggagccccatgttgggctttgtgctaacagcatggagcctgcttgggattcattcatatattcattcattcattcattcattcattctctctctctcgataaataataaatttaaaaaaaagaactgtgcttCAGCTATGCTTGTGGATTTCACAGGAAACATGGGGGCCAGGGCCAGTACAGGATGGGTGTAAATGCAGCCCCTGCCAAATCCCCCTCCTACACGTGCACAGGAATCCTCCActcaggggaggcaggtggagagggggAATCACTGCTCCTGGGAAAGAATGAGCCACCAAGTTTAGGCCCTTTGTGCATTTCAAAAAAGTAGGAGGTGGAGGATGGTGAGGAAGGATCAGCTCTAGCTTGGGCCCTGGAGGGAGGACACCGTTGATGACCAGTGCCCTGTTGGGAATGGGAAACTAAAACCAGAGTGAGTGGGGTCCGGGGCTGGGGGGTGTGTAGCTGCCAAACTAGGTCTGGGATCCAAAGGTGTATGAGGATAGGCTGAGGTCAGACACGGGTCAGCACAGCAGAAAACATAATGTGTGAGAAGAGATGAGCCCAAGAGTTGAGTCTGGGGGAATCTGGAAGGTTGTGTGGGCTCGGGGTTGGCATGAGCACAAGGCATGGGGATTAGGCTGGGCTCCCACTGAGAACAGCCTTTGGGAACAGAGACGGTTGAAGGCCCAGGCTCCCTTAGTTCCTCAATCTGACATCCTACAGGATGTGGCCAGAATGCAGGTAGCAGATGGGATCATTAGGCCTACAGTGATGTATTTACAGGAAAATGAATCAGCtgccagcatttaaaataaagaatttttaacataaaaacctCAGTCACTGGCTTCTCGGGTGAAGTCAACATGTCTGCACACACGTGTTTATTGTCACATGAAGATGTCTGGCTGCTGTCCCGTGACTACTGGGCCTCTCTGGTTTGCCACAGTGCTCACCCTTCGCCGTTGTATCTCATGTATGACCCACGTCACTCCTTGACAGTACCGTCCCGTCTCTTAAAGTTGCTTGAGTTCGTTATCCTCACCATCCTAACACCAGTTTTCTGAAGGGTAAAGTTCTCTCCTTCAATAGATTAGAACAGCACAGTGCTCCTCACAGTTGTCTTTGGTATGGGGCCAGTATTTTCTGTTGTTCAGATAGATTGTGAACTGATATGTGGTCCTATTTTCCTAGGACTAGAATGGAGTTTACCTTTGACTCTTCACTCGAATTCAGCAACATCTGAACTAGTATATACTCTGTTCAACAAGAAGAGTCCACTCACTTAAATGTTGTGGCAAAACCCACGATTGCCGTAAAGGTCGCTAAATGCCGACCATTTCCGAAGCGGTCGTAGCTGATCAGTAACATAATTTAATGATCTACATCAGTCCCTAAATCACATTTGAATAGCACTGTAAGAGtgaatttattttaccttattctttAAGGAGTATGGTTTCAAATCTAGGAAAGGCCTCGAATAGGACCTGTATTTGATGTTTCATGTAGTGTTTCTGCTTCAGAGTCCTTCATGAAAACAGAAGACTGGTACGTCATGTATTTAGGGTTTTGAAATCGCTGTGGGGAAAATCTCTCTCCACtgcatctttttaaacaaaatcgaAAGGAAACCGGTTGGCGGCAAGGAGGCAGGTCAGGTAGTGTCGTTGTGGGACGCTCGGGTTCTGCCACATAGGATGAAAGGAATTCACCAACTCGACTGTGGAGGAGAGAGCTTTCATGACATACTGGGACAGCAGAGtgccagaagagggaggaaagtcaGGTTCTGGTCTCCCACGGGTGTGGTTTCCTTGGGGGCGCATCAGCTTCCACAGCTATAAAATGAGGAGGTTGGACAAAATTGTTTCAGAGGTCTGCTCAAGGTGTACAATTACCAGTCTGAGCTTTTCCCAACAGAAGTCTGTACTGACAGTGGGTAAGTGGGGCACAGAGGACAGGAATTATTTTTTAGGgtgtccattttacagctgaggccACTCTGGCCCAGAGCTGACCCTCAACTCTCCAAACGTCACATGGCCAATGGGCAGAACAGTGAGTATGCCAGTCCTGTTCTCGTACCTGTTGTTGGGGCTCCTCTGCTACTATAGCCTGAGAGATGAGCCTCAAGAGACAAAGTGTGTAATACTCTCCTCTGGGATAAAGAAGCTATTCTCTTGGATACAGAGATGTCGGGGTTTGTTGGACCTCTGGGTTAGCACGAGCAACACGAACTTTTACTTGCATTTTATATCAAAAAGGCCAGATGGGTTAGGATCAAGGACTGATTTTATACAAAGCAGAGGTGTTGTTCCACTGGTCATTGTAATAGCTAGATCATGAACCCAGCTCCTTCTCAAATAAGGCGTTCTCAAAATTCTGACTCTGTCCACTGACTTGGTGTTACAGGTTGATTATATGATGGCATCAGAAGTCTGTGCTTAAAAGTTTATTCTTGAAGTACCTTAATTACTGTCCTTTTCCACGGAGTTCTCCTGTCTTTAGCTGATCATAGGGCCTTGAGGGAAGCATCCatcagagtaaataaaaaaaactctGAGAAGACAACAGAGACTTAAAATATTTGTGGGTCACTTGCGACTTGTGACAGTTTTCACAAGTGCAAAATCTGGTAGGAGTATATAATGAAAACAGTACAAGTGAAGGGGAAATTTTTTGTGACAtgcaaaataagataataaagcCAATCCAAAAAGACTTTTGGAGAAAGTATCTACAATGCATGATGATTAAAcctgttttcaaaaaaatctgGGGTAGATTTTAAATAGATGTATTTTAACAAAGATTCACAGAAAGGTTTGATGTATGTCCTCATTTTGGAAACAGTGGTGTAGAAATTTCtactaaaatttgaaaaggaaggttggtaccatttttttaatgtactgaaaTTATGACTAATAACACTAATTTTGTTGCCTAATGTCATCAGGGAAAGCCCCAACTGGACTCTGGTAATTAGAAACATAGACAATAAGGGTGCTAATAAATCTCTAGGGACTTTGCATCCAGCATagaactaaaatatttatattaataatattttccttattcagATTTAATCTATGGATAGCTGAATACttcttttgatttgattttttcttaTACAACTAACCAATACTAACATAGCAAATAGAGCTAAAGTTTTCGAACACCTCTTTTTGTAAGGCAAAGGAACAagtctttattactttttaaggaCCTCTGGAAAATCTCAAAGAATGTTTAAAGTACAAAAGACgttaagttttatttcatttttcattttggaatcTGTGTTGGAAGGTAAAATTGAAGTTTCCAGGACATTTGAGAATTAAGATGGGATCATAGGTGCCTGAGTGTATGAATGATTATAGCTTGGCTATTTATTAATTAAAGTAACAGTACAATATTTAAATGAAGATACAAAAAATGCaagtttcttttactttaaagagAACAATGAATTTTCTTATGATAAAGTAATAAGAAAGTGTTACTATGGTGAGATATGGTATCTCCCCTCTTTGGGTGTAGATTATATAGGAGGTGAGGTGAGAGCCTGAATAATGGCCTGAGGGATATTCAGGTTCTAATCTCTGAAACCTGTGAATGATAACTCACAGGTTTATATGGCAGAAAAGGATTTTGCCGATAAAGCCAGATGGGAAGGCTATTGCAGATTACGTGGTGGACTCTTAATGCAGTCacaagtgtccttgtaagagagaggcagaaggaggttTGATGACAGAGGAAGAAGATAACATGAGGACTGCTGGCTTTGAAGCTGGAGGAAAGGGCCAGCAACCAAGCAATGCAAGGAATTTggctctagaagctggaaaaggccagGAAAGGGATTCTCTCCCCTAGGGCCTCTGGAGGAAGCATGGcctgctgacaccctgattttAGCCCAGAGAAGCTGATTTCCGACTTCTGAGCTCCAGAACTGCAAGAGtaaatatgtattgttttaagccaccaagtttgtggtaattggtTAGAGCAGCCATAGGAAATTCTGGAACAAGTGATTTTGCTTTGGACAGAAACATTCCCTTTTTGGCacttaattaaaatcaaaataagtgTGTGTCATTATCTTGAGACTCCTAGTAGAGTCTCAGTCACATATAGTctcattcatatttattaattatagcTTTTAGGCACTAGTACTTCACAGAGAAAACAAGGGGGTGGATAATTGTGAGTTTCTGTCATTTTAGCAGAGCTCGAGAATACACTCAGCCTAGCTTTCATTTAGCCACACGATTCCCTTATACGTTTCACAACATGGCAGAAGTGAATATACGTTCATTTTCAAACCCAAAGATATAGCCTCTTTGTAGCATATACAAATAAGAAGcaaaagtatataaattaaaattatgccTGTAATgaatgttttagttttcttagaAATGATGGAGGTGTCCATTCAGTGTCTactaattatttcataatatcaGTCAAAGGTCTTCAGTTATCTAAAGATTTtggaaatacttcttttttttttcttttttttttttaacgttttaaatttatttttgagaggcagagagacagagtgtgagtaggggaagggcagagggagagggagagggagacacagaatctgaagcaggctccaggctctgagctgtcagcacagagcccaacgcggggctcaaactcactgacctgagatcatgacctgagccgaagtcagacgcttaaccgagtgactAAGGTGCCCCAGTGGAAATGCTTTTCAAGATGACATACTATAAAACCTCATTACTGTGGAAATACAAGTTCATTAGAACAATGATTCAGTTTGCTTAAACATAAATTGATGTTTTTGTAATCTTAAATATTCAGTAGGTAATTCTAGCCTATTTGATTATAAACCTGTGTAAGTTTAGCAAAAATATATACCCAAGAGGCAGAAAAATATATGCTTGTTTTATATTCCATGCTGATAGAGAAGACATAGTTGGTTTCATTAAATCCCAAATATTAGACTAGTTGAAATTGTCAAATATTTGCATCAATTCCATGTGAATttgaattcttaaaatatattttaaacactttGCACGTTTCAGATACTTAATTTCCGTATTGTaggaaatatttgttatattCAGTGTATGTAAGCAATTACTTATCTATATATGCCAATCAGAACAGACCTCCTTTAATTTAAGAAAGAGACTTTATAATCTAATATATTAATACCATCCAAAGGTAGGAAAATGCTACACATTCAGCAGAATTAGAGGTGAAGGCATTTCTGAACTAGAGATATAGAGACATACAGCTACAGAGAAATAGCttcaattttatgattttagcCATGGATCAAGAgtaaacacagaaacagaaaatcttcCCAGTCCAGATTTCAAAAAGCTGTTTTCCTCCCAAAGGTCATGAGATTCTGAATTGATTTACgcttaaaaaaagagtaataaacaAAAAGACTGACAAGCCAGATTCTTTGTTGCCTCTCTCCCAGCAGGGACTAGATGTCTATAAACCCTAAGTCCATGTAGAGAGATCTCCAGATGGTCAGACCCCAAAACAAATTCCCATCCATTTTTGCCAACCATAGGGAATAACTTAATGGCTGTAAATGAACAAAAACGAAACAAATCCATGAATATTGGAGCagcttttaaaagacagaaaaaggtaGAGCGAACACAGTTCTGTTGGCACTTTGGCTTCACCTCGAAGTGCCAAGAAAAGACACTGCTGGGCTTTCACTGCCCGCACAATACATTCTCCATGAACAGTTTACCTGGCTCTCGCAGGTGAACCTGTGGGCCACCTCATTATGAGTTTCAAAGtgtttaaaagatattaaaaaaaaaaaaaaggtaaaatcgTGTCACTCACAGAGACATGGGTACATGTTAAGAGATGTTATGACCTATGGAATGGGCAGGTGTTAAAAACCAgttcaaaaaagaacaaaggaatgtTGGTTAGGAAGGCTGAAATAAAGAGGTCATTGGGACCGAAActggttt
This region of Felis catus isolate Fca126 chromosome X, F.catus_Fca126_mat1.0, whole genome shotgun sequence genomic DNA includes:
- the LOC123383302 gene encoding histone H2A-Bbd type 1-like, with product MSGRRRRRHRRRRRRPAVSRSRRAELQFPVSRVERLLREGRYAPRLSASTPVFLTAVLEYLTANILELAGKEALDSHKMRITPEHVQRALGSNQHLRGLLENTTSRRVDGMPRVRKW